A window of the Gossypium hirsutum isolate 1008001.06 chromosome A05, Gossypium_hirsutum_v2.1, whole genome shotgun sequence genome harbors these coding sequences:
- the LOC107960412 gene encoding glucan endo-1,3-beta-glucosidase 7 isoform X2, protein MSALHFTVTFLLLTLLLEVNKAKSQSFIGVNYGQHADNLPSPAATAKLLQSTSIQKVRLYGSDAAMIKALANTGIGIVIGTANGDIPALASDPNFAKNWVDTNVVAYYPASKIILINVGNEVIMSGDNNLISQLLPAMQNVKNALDAASLGDKVKVSTVHSMTLLKQSEPPSSGSFDPAYGDMLKGVLAFNNATASPFAINPYPFFAYRSDPRPETLAFCLFQPNSGRLDGNTKINYMNMFDAQVDAVRAALDAMGFKNVEIVVAETGWPYKGDSDEVGASIENAKAYNGNLIAHLRSMVGTPLMPGKSVDTYLFALYDENLKSGPTSERSFGLYQSADLTMTYDVGLSKSSSQAQTPASPATEKTPATPSAVAPSPEPKKASWCVPKKDVTDSELQASLDYACAHGIDCSPIQPGGSCFEPNTLSAHAAYAMNLYYQSSGRDPSSCDFSQAAMLSSSNPSYNGCTFPGGST, encoded by the exons ATGTCTGCGCTTCATTTTACTGTAACTTTCCTCCTTCTGACTCTGTTACTGGAAGTAAATAAAGCAA AATCCCAATCATTTATTGGCGTAAATTATGGACAACATGCTGACAATCTACCATCACCGGCAGCCACGGCAAAGCTTCTCCAATCCACTTCAATCCAAAAGGTCCGACTGTACGGGTCCGACGCCGCAATGATCAAGGCGCTAGCCAACACCGGAATTGGCATCGTCATCGGCACGGCCAACGGTGACATCCCTGCCTTGGCCTCCGACCCGAATTTTGCCAAAAACTGGGTGGATACAAACGTAGTTGCTTATTATCCAGCCAGTAAAATCATCCTGATTAACGTTGGCAACGAGGTCATCATGTCGGGTGATAACAATTTGATATCTCAGTTGTTGCCCGCCATGCAAAATGTCAAGAATGCCCTCGATGCGGCTTCGTTGGGGGATAAGGTGAAGGTCTCGACGGTGCATTCAATGACTCTGTTGAAACAGTCTGAGCCGCCATCTTCTGGGAGCTTCGACCCGGCTTATGGAGACATGTTGAAGGGAGTCTTAGCATTTAACAATGCTACCGCTTCACCTTTTGCCATTAACCCGTACCCTTTCTTCGCTTACCGGAGCGATCCAAGGCCTGAAACGCTGGCGTTCTGCTTGTTCCAACCCAATTCGGGGCGTTTGGATGGCAACACGAAAATCAATTACATGAACATGTTCGACGCTCAG GTGGACGCTGTTCGTGCAGCATTGGATGCCATGGGGTTTAAGAACGTCGAAATCGTGGTTGCCGAGACAGGTTGGCCGTACAAAGGAGACAGCGATGAAGTAGGAGCAAGCATTGAGAACGCCAAGGCTTACAATGGAAACTTGATTGCGCACCTTCGGTCAATGGTGGGGACTCCATTGATGCCGGGGAAATCGGTCGACACATATTTATTTGCTCTCTACGATGAGAACTTGAAATCCGGACCAACTTCCGAAAGATCTTTCGGGCTTTACCAATCCGCCGATCTCACCATGACTTATGACGTTGGCCTCTCAAAGAGTAGCAGCCAGGCCCAG ACTCCGGCAAGTCCCGCAACAGAGAAGACACCAGCGACGCCGTCAGCAGTGGCACCATCGCCGGAGCCAAAGAAAGCATCTTGGTGTGTTCCAAAGAAAGATGTTACAGATTCCGAATTGCAGGCAAGTTTGGATTATGCTTGTGCACATGGCATAGATTGTAGTCCAATCCAACCGGGAGGGTCTTGTTTCGAGCCAAATACACTATCAGCACATGCAGCATATGCGATGAATCTCTATTATCAAAGTTCTGGCCGGGATCCATCGAGCTGTGATTTCTCACAAGCAGCCATGCTTTCTTCTAGCAACCCAA GCTATAATGGTTGCACTTTCCCTGGTGGGAGTACATGA
- the LOC107960412 gene encoding glucan endo-1,3-beta-glucosidase 7 isoform X1, with translation MSALHFTVTFLLLTLLLEVNKAKSQSFIGVNYGQHADNLPSPAATAKLLQSTSIQKVRLYGSDAAMIKALANTGIGIVIGTANGDIPALASDPNFAKNWVDTNVVAYYPASKIILINVGNEVIMSGDNNLISQLLPAMQNVKNALDAASLGDKVKVSTVHSMTLLKQSEPPSSGSFDPAYGDMLKGVLAFNNATASPFAINPYPFFAYRSDPRPETLAFCLFQPNSGRLDGNTKINYMNMFDAQVDAVRAALDAMGFKNVEIVVAETGWPYKGDSDEVGASIENAKAYNGNLIAHLRSMVGTPLMPGKSVDTYLFALYDENLKSGPTSERSFGLYQSADLTMTYDVGLSKSSSQAQTPASPATEKTPATPSAVAPSPEPKKASWCVPKKDVTDSELQASLDYACAHGIDCSPIQPGGSCFEPNTLSAHAAYAMNLYYQSSGRDPSSCDFSQAAMLSSSNPSTNFLKWTSAFYCMNTIVNLILYEYLALYRL, from the exons ATGTCTGCGCTTCATTTTACTGTAACTTTCCTCCTTCTGACTCTGTTACTGGAAGTAAATAAAGCAA AATCCCAATCATTTATTGGCGTAAATTATGGACAACATGCTGACAATCTACCATCACCGGCAGCCACGGCAAAGCTTCTCCAATCCACTTCAATCCAAAAGGTCCGACTGTACGGGTCCGACGCCGCAATGATCAAGGCGCTAGCCAACACCGGAATTGGCATCGTCATCGGCACGGCCAACGGTGACATCCCTGCCTTGGCCTCCGACCCGAATTTTGCCAAAAACTGGGTGGATACAAACGTAGTTGCTTATTATCCAGCCAGTAAAATCATCCTGATTAACGTTGGCAACGAGGTCATCATGTCGGGTGATAACAATTTGATATCTCAGTTGTTGCCCGCCATGCAAAATGTCAAGAATGCCCTCGATGCGGCTTCGTTGGGGGATAAGGTGAAGGTCTCGACGGTGCATTCAATGACTCTGTTGAAACAGTCTGAGCCGCCATCTTCTGGGAGCTTCGACCCGGCTTATGGAGACATGTTGAAGGGAGTCTTAGCATTTAACAATGCTACCGCTTCACCTTTTGCCATTAACCCGTACCCTTTCTTCGCTTACCGGAGCGATCCAAGGCCTGAAACGCTGGCGTTCTGCTTGTTCCAACCCAATTCGGGGCGTTTGGATGGCAACACGAAAATCAATTACATGAACATGTTCGACGCTCAG GTGGACGCTGTTCGTGCAGCATTGGATGCCATGGGGTTTAAGAACGTCGAAATCGTGGTTGCCGAGACAGGTTGGCCGTACAAAGGAGACAGCGATGAAGTAGGAGCAAGCATTGAGAACGCCAAGGCTTACAATGGAAACTTGATTGCGCACCTTCGGTCAATGGTGGGGACTCCATTGATGCCGGGGAAATCGGTCGACACATATTTATTTGCTCTCTACGATGAGAACTTGAAATCCGGACCAACTTCCGAAAGATCTTTCGGGCTTTACCAATCCGCCGATCTCACCATGACTTATGACGTTGGCCTCTCAAAGAGTAGCAGCCAGGCCCAG ACTCCGGCAAGTCCCGCAACAGAGAAGACACCAGCGACGCCGTCAGCAGTGGCACCATCGCCGGAGCCAAAGAAAGCATCTTGGTGTGTTCCAAAGAAAGATGTTACAGATTCCGAATTGCAGGCAAGTTTGGATTATGCTTGTGCACATGGCATAGATTGTAGTCCAATCCAACCGGGAGGGTCTTGTTTCGAGCCAAATACACTATCAGCACATGCAGCATATGCGATGAATCTCTATTATCAAAGTTCTGGCCGGGATCCATCGAGCTGTGATTTCTCACAAGCAGCCATGCTTTCTTCTAGCAACCCAAGTACAAATTTCTTAAAGTGGACCTCTGCTTTTTACTGTATGAATACAATTGTTAATCTcattttatatgaatatttggCACTTTACAGGCTATAA
- the LOC107960408 gene encoding deoxyuridine 5'-triphosphate nucleotidohydrolase: protein MAGTLGAISSWVPIIPALFLYNNNRCASRSLVFKPVCWNRPSVFSTFPRSLLTMAQADQINNSPEIKEPSPKVPKLGQNGVHEVTQCPASLLKVKKLSEKAVLPSRGSPLAAGYDLSSATDTKVPARGKALIPTDLSIAIPEGTYGRVAPRSGLAWKHSIDVGAGVIDADYRGPLGVILFNHSDVDFEVKVGDRIAQLIIEKIMTPDVLEVDDLDSTSRGAGGFGSTGV, encoded by the exons ATGGCGGGAACACTTGGCGCCATCAGTTCGTGGGTACCTATAATCCCGGCTTTATTCTTATATAACAATAATCGCTGTGCTTCACGATCTTTAGTCTTCAAACCAGTCTGTTGGAATCGTCCCTCTGTTTTCTCTACCTTTCCAAGATCTCTTCTCACGATGGCCCAAGCAGATCAGATTAACAACAGCCCTGAAATCAAAGAGCCATCCCCGAAAGTCCCAAAACTTGGTCAAAATGGAGTACATGAAGTTACCCAATGTCCAGCCTCCCTCTTGAAAGTCAAAAAGCTTTCTGAAAAAGCTGTGTTGCCGTCAAGAGGCTCTCCTCTCGCCGCTGGCTACGATCTGTCAAG TGCAACAGATACCAAGGTGCCAGCCAGAGGAAAAGCGTTGATTCCCACTGATCTAAGCATTGCTATCCCTGAAGGAACATATGGCCGCGTTG CGCCAAGGTCTGGTTTGGCTTGGAAGCATTCCATCGATGTTGGTGCTGGAGTGATAGATGCTGATTACAGGGGACCCCTGGGGGTGATTTTGTTCAACCATTCTGATGTTGATTTTGAAGTGAAAGTGGGTGACAGAATTGCCCAGTTGATCATTGAGAAGATCATGACACCTGATGTTTTGGAAGTTGATGATTTGGATTCTACTAGTAGAGGTGCTGGGGGATTTGGATCCACTGGCGTTTAA
- the LOC121229445 gene encoding uncharacterized protein, which translates to MKEQDSPTTPPIPITSQQLATPSVVKKDSSVTAGFLGKSGYKFWVLAAILLLAFWSMFIGSVSLKWSSGHLTAFSDDIDFSVYDDLDVLELEEREKVVRKMWDVYTHSASVRLPRFWLEAFEAAYEYLSSDVPGVRDTAMSEIAKLSMRSLNLDSPSLRSKSISVGKENSNRKEISASRRSL; encoded by the exons ATGAAGGAGCAAGATTCACCCACAACACCGCCAATACCAATCACTTCACAGCAACTAGCAACGCCGAGTGTTGTGAAGAAAGATAGCTCCGTAACTGCTGGATTCTTGGGTAAAAGTGGGTACAAATTCTGGGTCTTGGCTGCAATTCTCCTGCTTGCTTTCTGGTCCATGTTTATTGGCTCTGTTTCTCTCAAATGGTCTTCTGGTCATCTTACTGCATTTTCCGATGACATCGATTTCTCTGTCTATGATGATCTTGACGTTCTC GAATTGGAAGAAAGAGAGAAGGTGGTGAGGAAGATGTGGGATGTTTATACGCACAGCGCAAGCGTTCGATTGCCGAGGTTTTGGCTTGAAGCATTCGAGGCTGCTTATGAATATCTATCGAGTGATGTCCCTGGAGTTCGAGATACAGCTATGTCTGAGATTGCTAAATTATCTATGCGCTCCCTAAATCTTGATTCGCCCTCTCTTCGATCAAAG AGCATCAGTGTAGGAAAAGAGAATTCTAACAGAAAGGAGATATCTGCAAGCAGGAGGAGCTTATAA